The following proteins are encoded in a genomic region of Paenibacillus sp. FSL H3-0469:
- a CDS encoding Crp/Fnr family transcriptional regulator, producing MILHRGEVLFRQGDGGQNLFKVKSGLFKVTRLHENGNMVLFNLLYPGETVPHHSLISPKEAHGTAVAMMKSEVELIPAAEWYRELREKPEKVMEIALLLQEKVRFMQTRLDHLTVGTPGERMALLTRWLTEYSHGAQLTDLLTQEEIGQLIGVRRETVNRLLRNQG from the coding sequence ATGATTCTGCACAGAGGTGAGGTCTTATTCCGCCAGGGAGACGGCGGCCAGAACCTGTTCAAGGTGAAGAGCGGACTGTTCAAGGTCACGAGACTGCATGAGAACGGGAACATGGTACTGTTCAACCTGTTATATCCTGGTGAGACCGTTCCGCATCATTCCCTCATTTCGCCGAAGGAGGCGCATGGAACCGCAGTGGCGATGATGAAAAGTGAGGTCGAGCTGATTCCGGCTGCAGAATGGTACCGGGAGCTGAGGGAGAAGCCTGAGAAGGTGATGGAGATCGCCCTTTTGCTTCAGGAGAAGGTGCGGTTCATGCAGACGAGGCTCGATCATCTCACTGTTGGGACGCCGGGGGAGCGGATGGCTCTGCTGACCCGCTGGCTGACCGAATATTCTCATGGCGCACAGCTTACAGATCTGCTGACACAGGAAGAAATCGGACAATTGATCGGCGTCCGCCGCGAGACGGTCAACCGTCTGCTGAGAAATCAGGGCTGA
- a CDS encoding YitT family protein — MRKQDSGMSLPLRLAIILTGTLLLAFTYYHINYQNHLTEGGFVGLSLLGKYVLGISPSLSILILDIPVLIIAIIFKGKSFVVNTFISVVAFTVFYGLMERYSGWVIDLQDNLPVAALLSGVLTGLGAGMVLLGGGASGGDDILSVLISEWKGIKVGTVFILMDVIVLAFSLFYMPLRETLYTVMAVVVAGYVITFTTSLGRRKLVQAPKIPSALAKTQEGTVNVNNAM, encoded by the coding sequence ATGAGGAAACAAGACAGTGGCATGAGTTTGCCGCTCCGGTTAGCGATTATTTTGACCGGAACACTATTGCTTGCATTTACGTATTATCACATTAATTATCAGAACCACTTGACCGAAGGCGGATTCGTAGGATTGTCGCTGCTCGGCAAGTATGTACTGGGGATTTCACCATCACTAAGCATCCTGATTTTGGACATTCCGGTACTCATCATCGCAATCATTTTCAAAGGAAAGTCATTCGTAGTGAACACCTTCATATCCGTAGTGGCCTTCACGGTATTCTACGGGCTGATGGAACGCTATTCCGGCTGGGTTATTGACCTGCAGGATAACTTGCCGGTTGCGGCGCTGTTGTCCGGGGTATTGACAGGTCTGGGCGCAGGAATGGTCCTGCTGGGCGGCGGGGCGAGCGGCGGGGACGATATTTTGTCCGTGCTGATCAGTGAATGGAAAGGTATTAAGGTAGGAACCGTATTTATCCTGATGGATGTAATCGTTCTGGCTTTTTCCCTCTTCTATATGCCGTTAAGAGAAACGCTGTATACGGTGATGGCTGTAGTTGTAGCCGGTTATGTAATCACTTTTACAACCTCTCTGGGCAGACGGAAGCTGGTTCAGGCACCTAAGATTCCGTCCGCACTTGCCAAGACTCAGGAAGGCACAGTGAATGTGAATAATGCAATGTGA